In one window of Qipengyuania profundimaris DNA:
- the ald gene encoding alanine dehydrogenase: MRIGSPKEIKNHEYRVGLTPESVRELTARGHEVWIETEAGCGIDATDAQYVAAGAKIVDGPDPIFAACEMVVKVKEPQAVERAKLREDQILYTYLHLAPDPEQTKDLVASGVTAIAYETVTGPRGQLPLLKPMSQVAGRMSVQAGASALEKAHGGRGVLLGGVPGVMPGKVVVIGGGVVGFNAAQMAVGLGADVTILDRDPEVLEKVGTFFEARASTRFSNRANLHDSVCQADLVIGAVLIPGAAAPKLVTREMLGDMQKGAVLVDVAIDQGGCFETSKPTTHADPTYVVDDIVHYCVANMPGAVARTSTYALNNVTLPHALRIADHGWKEALRRDPHLAEGLNVHQGTVTYEAVAEELGYEYRTVADILG; this comes from the coding sequence ATGCGCATCGGCAGCCCCAAGGAAATCAAGAACCACGAATACCGCGTCGGCCTGACGCCGGAGAGCGTGCGCGAACTGACCGCGCGGGGCCACGAGGTGTGGATCGAGACCGAGGCCGGTTGCGGCATCGATGCGACCGACGCGCAATATGTCGCTGCCGGAGCGAAAATCGTCGACGGGCCGGACCCGATCTTCGCCGCGTGCGAGATGGTGGTGAAGGTCAAGGAACCGCAGGCGGTGGAACGCGCCAAGCTGCGCGAGGACCAGATTCTCTACACCTATCTCCACCTCGCGCCCGATCCGGAGCAGACCAAGGACCTGGTCGCCAGCGGCGTGACGGCCATCGCCTATGAAACGGTCACCGGCCCGCGCGGCCAGCTGCCGCTGCTGAAGCCGATGAGCCAGGTGGCCGGGCGCATGAGCGTGCAGGCGGGCGCCAGCGCACTGGAGAAGGCCCATGGCGGCCGCGGCGTGCTGTTGGGCGGCGTGCCGGGCGTGATGCCGGGCAAGGTCGTCGTCATCGGCGGCGGCGTGGTCGGCTTCAATGCGGCGCAGATGGCGGTCGGCCTCGGCGCTGACGTGACGATCCTCGACCGCGATCCCGAAGTGCTGGAAAAGGTCGGCACCTTCTTCGAAGCGCGGGCTTCCACCCGGTTCTCCAACCGCGCAAATCTCCATGATTCGGTTTGCCAGGCGGACCTTGTCATCGGCGCGGTGCTGATCCCCGGCGCAGCGGCGCCCAAGCTGGTCACCCGCGAGATGCTCGGCGACATGCAGAAGGGCGCAGTGCTGGTCGACGTCGCGATCGACCAGGGCGGCTGCTTCGAAACCAGCAAGCCGACCACCCATGCCGATCCGACCTATGTGGTCGACGATATCGTCCATTATTGCGTCGCCAACATGCCCGGCGCCGTCGCGCGCACCAGCACCTATGCGCTCAACAATGTGACGCTACCGCATGCGCTGCGCATCGCCGATCACGGCTGGAAGGAGGCGCTGCGCCGCGATCCGCACCTCGCCGAAGGGCTCAATGTGCACCAGG